One part of the Candidatus Binatia bacterium genome encodes these proteins:
- a CDS encoding molybdopterin cofactor-binding domain-containing protein, producing the protein MKNRAESRQRAVGRPLPRIEGRDKVTGKTRFTADVSPSATLWGKVLRSPLPHARILNIDIGKAKKLPGVRAVITARDVSPRLVGKGLKDIPVLARERVLFIGDKVAAVAAVDKDVAEEAVSLIDVDYEELPAVFDPLEAMEPGAPILHPDYDSYEMAEVRAKAVGLHNVQSVVRASKGDVEQGFAAAAHIFEHIFRTQIVHQGYIEPVACLVEVDGEGRAHIWAAQQSPFSIRDKFVDYLSQPKETIIFHPVTVGGSFGGKDHLLDIPLAFYLSRESGRPVKIVRSYSEELMAGSPRHPSVIFLKSGVTKDGRLCAREARVVYNGGAYGSFKPTPRAHMNGGLTQGG; encoded by the coding sequence ATGAAAAATCGCGCAGAGTCTCGACAGCGCGCCGTCGGCAGGCCGTTACCGCGCATCGAAGGCCGAGACAAGGTCACGGGAAAAACCCGCTTTACGGCCGACGTCTCGCCTTCAGCCACCCTCTGGGGAAAAGTGCTGCGGAGCCCGCTGCCGCACGCGCGCATCTTAAATATCGACATCGGCAAGGCCAAAAAGTTGCCGGGAGTGCGCGCGGTCATTACCGCACGAGATGTAAGCCCGCGCCTGGTGGGCAAAGGGCTGAAGGACATTCCGGTTTTGGCGCGCGAGCGCGTGCTTTTTATCGGCGACAAAGTCGCGGCGGTCGCCGCCGTCGATAAGGACGTTGCCGAAGAGGCCGTGAGCCTGATCGATGTGGACTACGAGGAGCTACCGGCGGTCTTCGATCCGCTGGAGGCGATGGAACCCGGCGCGCCGATTCTCCACCCGGACTATGACTCCTATGAGATGGCGGAAGTACGCGCCAAGGCCGTCGGGCTGCACAACGTCCAGAGCGTGGTACGCGCCAGCAAGGGAGACGTAGAGCAGGGATTCGCCGCGGCCGCTCACATCTTCGAGCACATCTTTCGCACCCAGATCGTGCACCAGGGCTACATCGAGCCGGTCGCCTGCCTGGTCGAAGTAGACGGCGAGGGCCGGGCGCATATATGGGCGGCGCAGCAATCACCTTTCAGCATAAGGGACAAATTTGTCGATTACCTGTCCCAGCCGAAGGAGACGATCATCTTTCATCCCGTCACCGTGGGCGGCTCATTCGGCGGCAAAGATCATCTGCTCGACATTCCTTTGGCGTTCTATCTTTCACGCGAGTCAGGCCGGCCGGTTAAGATCGTGCGGAGCTACAGCGAGGAGTTGATGGCAGGCAGTCCACGCCATCCCTCGGTGATCTTTTTGAAAAGCGGCGTGACCAAGGATGGACGCCTGTGCGCCCGGGAGGCTCGGGTCGTCTACAACGGCGGCGCCTACGGTTCGTTCAAGCCGACGCCGCGCGCGCACATGAACGGCGGCTTGACCCAGGGCGG